Genomic window (Helianthus annuus cultivar XRQ/B chromosome 3, HanXRQr2.0-SUNRISE, whole genome shotgun sequence):
GTGTTACAAGCGGGTTTCAGGTATACGGTCCGGTCCTGATTTGCTAACGAAGCCCACTAACTAAAGTTCACTTCCTAATCCCGTTTATTAACCCTTACACATATATAATCTATATATCATGAATAGCACGTATGTTGCATCTCAAATAATATAAAACACACTTGCAAATTAAATACAAGGTTAAGTCagacaagtcaaacaagtcaaacaactacacagtcaaagtcaacgcgcattaaatgcgaaggtgaaagtcggaaactcgagttgtcacaatacgGGGACGGAAGAGAAGTCACCACCGGTTCGTGGTATTGGGTTGCGAGTGACAAATATTGAGGGCAATAATCGGATTCCTAGGAGGGGTATGTACTCAACTAATACTAGTTCGGTTATTGATGGTTTGCTTGAAATATCTAAACCGGTAGAATTGCATGCTGATCCTGCATGTGGAGTGAATTATGCGGCGGCAATGGGAGCGTCCCATGCAAACCCTAATTCGGCTGGTAAAGGGGTAACAATCAATCCGGTTGATTCTAGGGCTGCTCATGTTTTTCAGGGATCTTTTACTGGTCAGGGAAGTAGTTCTACCCCTAAGTCTTATGCGGATTCGGTCGCAGCCAGTAGTGTTCAGAAAGTTAACTTCCGTTCGTTGGCTAGTTCGGCTGTGCATGAAGGATGTGACGTCGTCCTCCCCAAAGAATCCGTCCGAACCGTGCAGGAGAAATTGTCTAACACTATTTACGGGTATTTTTTAGGGGACCGGGTTGCCTTCCCGGTTGTTGATTATTTTGTTAAGGTTAATTGGAAGAAGTATGGATTGCAGAAGTCGATGATGAATGCCAATGGTTTCTTCTTCTTTAAGTTTAACGATGAAGGTGGGATGTTGAATGTCCTCAAAGATGGGCCATGGATTATCAGGTCGCAACCGTTGTTCCTTAACACATGGACTCCTACGACCAAGCTAGAGAAGAAAGAAGTTAAGAAGGTGCAGGTTTGGGTTAAAATTCATGAGGTTCCTATTGCGGCATACACGGAAGATGGCCTTAGTCTGATAGCTACAACAATCGGGGAGCCAAAGATGCTGGATTCGTTTACAACTTCTATGTGTACCGATTCGTGGGGCCGTAGCAGCTATGCTAGAGCGTTGGTGGAAATTTTAGCTGATAAGGAGTTTCGTGAAGAGATTACTATGGCGATACCTGAACCGGAAGGGGAGGGTTTTATTAAAGAAACTATGTATGTGGAATATGAATGGAGTCCGCACCGTTGCCCTACATGTTGTGTTTTTGGTCATGCGGTTGATACGTGTCCAAAAAGGACGGTGAAAATTGTTAGGAAGGATGTGCCAAATCGTAATATTCAAAAGAATACGCAAATAAAAAAGGTTCCGGTTGTTGATCAGGATGGGTATACTGAAGTTCATGGAAAGAAAGTCGCTAGAAAAATGGGTATTCCGGTGAACAAACAGAAAAGCAAATTCGAATATCGGCCGGTGGTTTCAAAACCTCAGCCGAAAGGTCATAACGGGTCTTCTTCGTTGCCTATTAAACTGAATAACCCTTTTGATGTGTTAAACCAAGTTGATTCGGGGGAAGGTACAAGCAAGAAATCTACGGCTACGGGCCTGGAGGATTCGGAGGATGAGGTTGAAGAAGTATATAATGAAATGGATGTTTTTATGCAGCAAGGGACGCGAAAGAAACAGAGCAaacaaggggcaagcactccttctcaGGTAGTTGCTGATGATTAGTCTCGCGGTTTGGAAtataagggggttgaaccgcccgcTTAAACAAATGGAGGTTCGGCAGGCTGTGAAGGATTATAAGTTGAGTTTGTGTGCTATTTTAGAGTCCCATGTAAATGTGGCTAATTTGGCGAGTGTGTGTAAGTCCGTGTTCCGCTCGTGGGATTGGACTTCGAATGGTGGTTGTTGTGACAAAGGTACTAGAATCATAGTTGGATGGAATCCGGCCATTTTTGATGTGATGATTTTGGCTCAGTCGGCTCAGGTTATGCATCTTCAGCTCGTGTTTAAATTGGATAAAAGGAGGGTCTTTTGTTCTATTGTTTATGCTGCCAATTATTATGTGACCCGTAGGGATTTGTGGCACCAGCTTTCTATGCACAAAACTCTAGTTGCGGATAGTCCGTGGTTTATTATGGGTGATTTTAACTCGGCGCTGAATATAGAGGATAGTTCTATGGGCACGTCTTCTTGTTCTATTGGTATGAGGGAGTTCCAATCGTGTGTAGATGACATCGAAGTGGTTGATATTAATCGGTCAGGTATTCACTTTACTTGGAACCAAAAGCCAAAGCAAGGGGTTGGATTACTAAAGAAAATTGATCGGGTGATGGGGAACACTCCTTTTCTAGCTGAATATCCGAACTCGGTGGCTATTTTCAAGCCATATCGGCTTTCGGATCACTGCCCATGTATTTTATCTATTCCGGAAGCTATGAAACTGAAACCGAGGTCTTTTAAGTTCGCTAACTTTCTGGTTTTTAAACCAGAATTCTTAGAGATTGTCACTAAATGTTGGGACACTCATGTTGATGGTGTGCACCAGTTTCGAGTCGTAAAAAAACTACGCTTGATGAAAAACCCGCTAAGGTCGTTGCTTTTTAAACAAGGAAATCTCCATAAGAAAGTCGATAGCCATAGATTGAAGTTGGATGTGATTCAACAAAACATGGATCAGGACCCGTCTAATGTTGATATCCGTGCTGATGAGGCTTCAACTAGCCGTGATTTACAGGCGGCTTTATTAGATGAGGAGCGCTTCCTGAAACAAAAATCGAAAGTGGATTGGTTAGCTGCTGGTGATATGAACACGACATTCTTTCATTCTTCTTTGAAAGCCTGAAACCATTTTTACAGAATAGAGGTTGTTACTGATTCGGGTGGTATTCTTTATGAAGGTGACATGGTTTATAAAGCGTTTGTTCAGCACTATGAAAAGTTCTTTGGTTCTCAAGGAGATATATCGCTTGAGCCGACTCCGGATTTATTCCCGAGAACGTTATCTCATAATGTGGCGTCTAATATGGTTCGTCAGGTAACGACGGAGGAGATCAAAAAGGCAATGTTTTCTATTGGTAACAACAAAGCCCCTGGGCCGGATGGGTACACGGCAGCCTTCTTTAAAAGTGCTTGGTCTTCAGTTGGTAATGATGTTTCTAATGCGATTAAGGATTTCTTTGAAACGGGTAACCTGCTCCGGGAATTGAATCATACGCTCATTGTTCTCATTCCAAAGGTTTCGACCCCTATGCTTGTTACTGATTTTCGTCCGATTGCTTGCTGTAATGTTTTTTACAAATGTATCAATAAGATTGTTGCGGACAGGATTAAAGGTGCCCTTAATGATATTGTTAGTATCAACCAATCGGCCTTTGTTCCTGGTCGGAAAATCTCGGATAATATTCTTTTAACCCAAGAGttaatgcataattatcatagaGATGTAAACATGCTGTGGCCGTGTTCTCTCTCTCCTTTAGGCGATTTTGTTCATCTTTTCTTCTCGATTTTCCCTTGTTTTTTCTTGTGATCTtatgtataacagtctgtgattggATCTTGTTCTTCCAAGAATCcataacgaactcgttagcatTAGTGATCAATTAAGAATTAGGGTTTTTTCGTTTGTCTTCTCACAATCGCCGCCCTAGTAATATATTCTGATACCCTAATCTATTAATCTGGTTGCTAttgattgcggttaactgagtttaatttagctagattgatgACACTAGTTTAATCGATCAAGGGTTGAGGTTTTGTTCTAGGGTTTAAAGGATTACGGGTTCTATTTTCTTGAGTTTGCGGATTCTTGTTCTTTTGGAAAAGTTTTCACATTTTcggctgattagggtttttgttttgtGAAGTTTTTTCTCTTCTCAATTTCGGCTTCTGATTCTTTGTGATTGTTTCCTTATTGTTGGCCGATTAGGGTTTATTGGATAGTTTGTGCTATTGTCGGCTGGTTAGGGATTTTCTTTTGCATGCATGGAGGGTGAAAGTGACGGGGTGAAACCTTTGGATCAACATTCTCCTGGGATTGATGATAACACACCTCCGGTTCGTGGGATTGGTCTGCGAGTTACAAATATTGAGGGTAATCCGATGATGCCGAGACGTGGTGTGTACTCTACTAGTAATGTGTCGGTCATAGATGGGTTGTTTGAAATTTCAAAACCTGTGGATTTGGATGGTACGTGGGGATATGGAGGAGGGTATTCGGCTGCTAACATGGATAGCCAAGCGAACCCCAGCTCGAGCAACGTGGTCAATGATGCTTCCATATTTTCGTATGCTGACAAAGTTAAAGTGCAGAATTCGCTGAAAAGGGAGGTTAATTTCCGAAAGCTGGATGCTACAGAGACGGTACAGGATGCTGATGTGCTTATTCCTCGTGAGGTAATCAAAAAGGTCCAGGAcaaatttgaaaatgttttatATGGATATTTCTTGGGCAATCGGCTTCCATTTCCTGCTGTGGAATACTATGCAAAAGATGTTTGGTCTAAACTTGGGTTTGCCAAGATTATGATGAATTCTGATGGattcttctttttcaagtttgacTCTAAGGAGGGGATGATGAAAGTGCTTGAAGGAGGGCCATGGTTAATTAGAaaggttcctcttttcttgaatgtTTGGTCGCCTTCGGTCAACCTCAGAAAGGAGTGTATTAAATCGGTTCCGGTTTGGGTAAAACTCCATAATGTTCCTATTGCTATTTACACGGATGATGGGCTGAGTTTATTAGCGTCTAAGTTGGGTACTCCTAAACGGTTGGATGGCTATACGGCTGATATGTGTGTAGATAACTGGGGGAGAAGTAGTTTTGCCCGTGCTTTAATTGAGATTAGTGCGGATAATGATTTAAAGGACTATATTACGGTTGCAATTCCGAAACTTGAGGAGGATGGCTATATTACTGAAAAGGTGAAGGTTGAATATGAATGGAAGCCTCAGAGATGCTCGGTTTGCTGTGTCTTTGGTCATAGTGATCAATCTTGTCCTAAGAATGTTGCTCCAAAAGCTAAGCAGGTTGTCATTGATGATGAGGGTTTCATAACGGATGAGAGGAAAACGGCTAGAAAAGGGGTTATGCAAAAGAAACAGAGGGCCAAATTTGTGTATAAGCCGAAAATAGGAAGCTCGGGTGCTAGCACGTCGGGTACGAAGAATGATAAGCCGGATTCTAATGTGAGTGCCAATGTGGCAACCAAAAACTCTTTTGAAGCTTTGTCTAAGTCAGACGGGGATGCGGATATCCCTCTTGCTAATGTGAAATCTACGGGGCCAAAGGTGGTTGTTCCTAATAGACCGAGTGAGGGTTATGTGGAAGAGATTGTAGAGGTGGTGCCTACGGAAATGTCGAAATTTATGAGTAATACTTCTTGTGGAAACAAtgctgagggggcaagcactcccgggtTTACGGATTTAAATGGATAGTTTAGCTGCTTGGAATATTAGGGGCTTGAACCGGCCCCTTAAACAAGCTGAGGTTCGGGTTCTTATTGCTGAAAACAAGTTAAGTATTTGCGCAGTGTTAGAATCGCATATCCATGTTAATAAGTTATCGGATATTTGTAACAAAGTCTTTAGGAGCTGGAGTTGGACATCTAATGGGGGGTTATGTTCCAGAGGTACTAGAATAATTCTTGGGTGGAATGCAGATGTGGTGGATATCATGGTTATCTCGCAATCGGACCAGGTGATGCATACCCAAATTCTGATTAAAGCTGACAATAGAGTTTTTTTCTGCTCTTTTGTTTATGCTGAAAACAAGTACCATGATCGTCGAGCACTTTGGGAGGATCTATGCAATTTTAATGCTTTGGCTCATGTGAAGCCATGGATTGTCATTGGGGATTTTAATGTTGCTCTCAATATGGAAGATTGTTTATCTGGCCTTCTAACCATTCTATTGGCATGAGGGAGTTCTATGATTGTGTTAAGGAGACTGAATTACTTGACATTCCGAGCCATGGCATCCACTATACGTGGAACCAAAAGCCTAGAGAGGGTATTGGAGTCATGAAGAAGTTAGATCGTGTTATGGGAAATCTTAAGTTCCTGGATCTGTTTCCGAATGGTTATGTGCTTTTTAAGCCGGCTCGAATATCGGATCATTCCCCTTGCATCTTGAAGTTATCATCGGCGGCCCGTACTAGACCGAAACCGTTCAAATTTCCTAATTTCATTGTTTCTAAAGCTGAGTTTAGGCAGGCTGTTTCGTGTGAATGGGCAAAGGATGTTCAAGGTCATTCCATGTTTGCTgtagtgaagaagatgaggaaCTTGAAACCTATCTTTCGCAAAATCCTCTATCGGCAAGGTAACTTGCATGAAAGGGTTGCTAAATTGCGGCTTAAACTTGACCATGTTCAACATCAAGTGGATGTTAATCCCTTGGATATGTTGCTTCGGGACGAGCATGCCAAATGTCTTCGTGATTTTCAAACGGCTGCGTATGATGAGGAGTGCTTCCTTAAGCAGAAAGCCAAAGTTGAGTGGTTGTGTGCGGGGGATGCAAACACGAGGTTTTTTCATAAGTGTGTGCAAAGTAGGAATGCTAGGAATAAAATTTCGAGTATTCTGGATGTGCATGGGAACCGGTACGAGGGCGATCAAGTTCCAACAGCATTTCTTAATCATTATACGAACTTTTTGGGCATGGATGACCAGGTTGAGAATTTTGATCTTGGGGATTTATTTGTTAACACTCTGAATGACTTTTCTGCTAATCATATGGTTCGTTCGGTGACTCGTGATGAGGTTAAAAAAGCTATGTTTGGAATTGGTGAAAATAAGGCTCCAGGTCCGGATGGGTACACCTCGGCTTTCTTTAAACATTCTTGGGATGTGGTAGGTGATCAAGTTACGAACGCAGTTCTGGATTTTTTTGAAAATGGCCAAATGTTGAAGCAAATCAATCACACTATTATCGCATTAGTACCTAAAAAGGAATCCCCTAACACGGTGCTTGATTATAGGCCGATTTCCTGTTGTAATGTCCTCTTTAAATGCATAAGCAAGATTATTACGGATAGAATTAAGGGAAGCTTGGATGGCTTAGTCAGCATTAATCAATCAGCTTTTGTCCCTGGTCGTAAAATAACCGATAATATTCTTCTAACACAGGAGCTTATGCATAACTACCATCTTGATAGAGGCCCGGCTAGATGTGCCTTGAAGATTGATATCCAAAAGGCTTATGATACTGTCAACTGGTCTTTTCTTGAAGCTATCTTGGAGGGTTTTGGGTTTCATCGGAAAATGGTCATGTGGATTATGAAATGTGTGTCTACAGTGTCTTATTCTTTGAGAATCAATGGGGAGCTGCATGGGTATTTTAGTGGGAAGAGGGGTCTTAGACAGGGTGACCCATTGTCTCCATACTTATTCACCTTGGTCATGGAAGTCCTATCTCTCCTTCTTCAGCGTGCGTCGATGGTTGGCTCAGGTTTTAAATTTCATGCGCATTGTGCCAAACAAAAGATTGTTAATGTGTCTTTTGCTGATGATTTATTTATATTTGCTCATGCTGATTGTCTCTCGGTTAAGCTGATAAGGGACGCTCTTCATAGGTTTACGATGATATCGGGTTTGGTTCCAAGTGCTCCAAAAAGTACTATCTTTTTTTCCAATGTTCCTTCCCATACAAAGGATCAGATTTTGAGGTTAATGTCGTTCCAGGAGGGTTCCCTCCCTGTCCGTTATCTTGGAGTGCCGCTTGTTTCTTCAAGACTTGCATACAGTGACTGTAAAATTCTGGTTGAAAGGGTTCAAAGGAGGATTGATAATTGGGTGTCTAAGTCGTTATCTTTTGCGGGGAGGCTCCAGTTGATTAATTCGGTCATATCCGCTATGTATTCTTATTGGGCCTCAGTTTTCATGCTTCCGGTCAGAATTGTTAAGGAACTTGAAAAATGTATGCGTCGGTTTCTATGGAATGGTGGGGTTCAGGGTCCGGTTCGTTCTAAAGTGGCTTGGAAGGATATTTGCTTGCCTAAGTCGGAAGGAGGTTTGGGTATTCGGAGTGTCATGGAGGTTAATAAATCGCTGATTTCTAGCCATGTTTGGAGTATCATCAATAATCGGCGCTCTTTGTGGGTTTCATGGATTCATTCTTACAAGCTTAAAGGCTCTAGTTTTTGGGAGGTTAAATGCTCAGCTAGTCTGAGTTGGGGTTGGAGAAAGATCCTTGCGCTTCGAGATCAGATTCGGCCTTATGTTTGGAAGTCGATTCAAAGCGGTCGACAAACAAATGCATGGAGTGATAACTGGAGTTCTTGCAGCCTGCTCCGTTCCTTTATATCGCCTAGGCGTATTGCCAATGCAGGTTTCAACCTGGGCACGACGGTTGCGGAATTAATCGATGCTAATGGTCATTGGAAATGGCCACTGGCTTGGTATGATCTATTCCCGGTGCTAATAAATATTCCAGCTCCCACTTTAGTGGAGGATGTGGCTGATCGATCTTGCTGGAAGGATTATGAGGGTAATCTACAACAATTTCACTCCTCTCAAGCTTGGAACTCTTTTCGGTTGAGAAATGATAAAGTTGCTTGGGTTGATGCGGTGTGGTTTAGCCAGTGTATCCCTAGACACTCGTTTCATGTTTGGCTAGTTATTAATAACAAGCTAAAGACGCAGGATAGGATGTCCATCGGGGAAGCGGGTAGTGCCACTAATCTTATTCTCATGTGTTGCCCGCTATGTTCTTATGATCGCGATTCTAGGGATCATCTCTTCTTTCAGTGTCCTTATGCCTCTGAggtttgggaaacagttagagaATGGGTTGATATGGGGAACGTCAATAACACATGGGGATCAGTTATGGACTGGATGGAGAACAGCGCTAGCTCGAGACAACTTGGCGGGATTGTGTGTAAGATTCTGTTAGGGGCTGCTACCTATTTCATATGGCAAGAAAGAAATAATCGGCTATTCTCGAGCCTTCAGCGGTCCCCGGCTATTCTTTCGCAAGTCATTATTAATTCTGTTAGGCTGAAGATAATGGGATTCAGGATTGCGAAGCACCCGGACCACACGAAGATCCTTGACCGATGGCAGATTTCGAAGAAGGATATAATGGCGGACCCGGGCTAAGGAGGAACTGGattgtttttttggttttaatGTTTAGCTTGTGGTAGTGTTTGGTCGGGTTGTTATCTTGGTTGTGTTTGTTTTCTTTCTGGTCTTGGTTGTTTGGTTCTCTAGTCGGGGTATGCCTTGGCTAGTAGTGTGTGTCTAGTCCTTGACACACCCTGTTCTTTTATtggttatttataaaattcaccggggtaatccctttacccaaaaaaattaTCATAGAGATGTGGGTCCTCCTAGGTGTGCGTTTAAAGTCGATATTCAGAAAGCTTACGATACTGTGGATTGGGGATTTCTGAAAAGTGTGTTGATTGGGTTTGGATTTAACATCAAAATGGTGGAGTGGATTATGGTATGTGTCTCTACTACCTCATTCTCGGTTTGTGTTAATGGCTCGGTGCATGGTTTTTTCAAAGGAAAACGTGGGTTAAGGCAGGGTGATCCAATGTCCCCATATTTATTTACTTTAGTTATGGAGGTCTTAACGAGTATTTTGCAGCATTCGGTTCGAATTGATTCTTCGTTCAGGTTTCATAATAGATGCGAAAGGCAGCGGATTATTAATCTTTGCTTTGCAGATGACTTGTTTCTTTTCGCTAGAGGGGAAGTTGATTCGGCTCACTGTATTATGTCCTCTCTCTCGAGGTTCACTAAGATGTCGGGGTTGGTGCCTAGCAACCAGAAAAGCACGGTTTTCTTTTGCAACGTAAAAATCATACTAAACAAGCTATTTTGGATATCATGCCTTTTAAGGAAGGAAAGTTGCCTGTCAAGTATTTGGGGGTTCCTCTGGTTTCGGCTAAGCTTGGTTACAATGACTGTCGAGTGCTAGTGGAGAGATTAGAAAAACGTATCATGCACTGGAGAAATAAGCTTTTATCGTTCGCGGGAAGACTTCAGCTTACTAATTCTGTACTATCTTCGATGCATATTTATTGGTCCTCGGTTTTTATCTTGCCGGTTCGGATTATCAAGGACCTTGAAGCTAAAATGAGAAACTTTCTATGGTCTCAAGAGTCTGCATTCAGTAAAGGTAAGTCTAAAGTTTCTTGGAAATTGGTTTGTACGCCTAAATATGAAGGGGGCTTGGGAATTAGACGTGTTGGGGATATGAACAAAGCGCTGATGACGTCTCACATTTGGAGCATCGTTTCCAAGCGGGATTCTTTGTGGGTTGATTGGGTGCACTCGTGTCGTTTAAAGGGCAAGAGTTTTTGGGTTTGCAAAACGCCTGCAAATAGCTGTTGGTCGTGGCGAAAGCTCTCTCAGCTGGGGCCGTTGGTTAGAAAACATATTTGATCGGATGTAGGTAATGGTGCTACTACTTCAGCTTGGTATGATAACTGGACCGTCTTGGGGCCTTTGGCCGATTTTCTTTCGGCTAGAGTTATCACTGATGCTGATTTTAGGTTGGAGGATTCGGTTACTGATGTGTATTCGAATGGTGGTTGGAGATGGCCTTTGGCTTGGAGGGATTTATTCCCTGTTCTTATTCAGATTGATCAAGTTCTATTGGATCCTTTGAAAAATGATAGGCTGCTATGGAA
Coding sequences:
- the LOC110931769 gene encoding uncharacterized protein LOC110931769, with the protein product MYSTNTSSVIDGLLEISKPVELHADPACGVNYAAAMGASHANPNSAGKGVTINPVDSRAAHVFQGSFTGQGSSSTPKSYADSVAASSVQKVNFRSLASSAVHEGCDVVLPKESVRTVQEKLSNTIYGYFLGDRVAFPVVDYFVKVNWKKYGLQKSMMNANGFFFFKFNDEGGMLNVLKDGPWIIRSQPLFLNTWTPTTKLEKKEVKKVQVWVKIHEVPIAAYTEDGLSLIATTIGEPKMLDSFTTSMCTDSWGRSSYARALVEILADKEFREEITMAIPEPEGEGFIKETMYVEYEWSPHRCPTCCVFGHAVDTCPKRTVKIVRKDVPNRNIQKNTQIKKVPVVDQDGYTEVHGKKVARKMGIPVNKQKSKFEYRPVVSKPQPKGHNGSSSLPIKLNNPFDVLNQVDSGEGTSKKSTATGLEDSEDEVEEVYNEMDVFMQQGTRKKQSKQGASTPSQVVADD
- the LOC110931768 gene encoding uncharacterized protein LOC110931768, coding for MEVRQAVKDYKLSLCAILESHVNVANLASVCKSVFRSWDWTSNGGCCDKGTRIIVGWNPAIFDVMILAQSAQVMHLQLVFKLDKRRVFCSIVYAANYYVTRRDLWHQLSMHKTLVADSPWFIMGDFNSALNIEDSSMGTSSCSIGMREFQSCVDDIEVVDINRSGIHFTWNQKPKQGVGLLKKIDRVMGNTPFLAEYPNSVAIFKPYRLSDHCPCILSIPEAMKLKPRSFKFANFLVFKPEFLEIVTKCWDTHVDGVHQFRVVKKLRLMKNPLRSLLFKQGNLHKKVDSHRLKLDVIQQNMDQDPSNVDIRADEASTSRDLQAALLDEERFLKQKSKVDWLAAGDMNTTFFHSSLKA
- the LOC110931767 gene encoding uncharacterized protein LOC110931767 gives rise to the protein MPFKEGKLPVKYLGVPLVSAKLGYNDCRVLVERLEKRIMHWRNKLLSFAGRLQLTNSVLSSMHIYWSSVFILPVRIIKDLEAKMRNFLWSQESAFSKGNGATTSAWYDNWTVLGPLADFLSARVITDADFRLEDSVTDVYSNGGWRWPLAWRDLFPVLIQIDQVLLDPLKNDRLLWKDGNELNGFSSSGVWHSLRHREPEVDWCNIVWCGRKFGIGGGGGMNSVSPKWSEIVEWLCARSHHKRADIYVAKLLVAATAYNIWQERNATLFKNQLRPPETVSDVIIKTVRYKLMGAKLKDTVRVRKILEEWEIHADEKGDDGG